Below is a window of Oncorhynchus clarkii lewisi isolate Uvic-CL-2024 chromosome 19, UVic_Ocla_1.0, whole genome shotgun sequence DNA.
TCAGGGCGTTCTAGGTTATTGTTTTTTCAGTCGCCCGACACAGATTATCAGCCTTGACCCTAGCCGAAACAGCCTGGATTTGATCTCCAGAagtatgtcatttagcagacactcttatctaaAGTGACTTGCAGTAGTGCCTCCATACATTTTCGTATGGGTGCCCCAGCAGGAACTGAACCCATGACCCTGGCGTGGCAAAAGACCCGCAAAAGGGGGTTTCACTATCACCGTTCGCtacactggtgtcagaagtgggatgctGTCCGTGAGGTCATCGGAGAGTTGTGTTCATGTGGAGGACTTGGTATAATGAAGCGCAGTGTCAAGACCCTTGCCTTAGGTAGGCTTTCGAATCTGGGAGACCAGGGGTTCGAGACCCGCAAGGGACATTGCCCTGTCGCTGACCACgggcaaaaataataataatcccagaACGAGAGTTTGATTGAATTGAGGTCAGAGTTCTGATAGGTTGGGCATGAGATGTGAGGCATTAGCTTCATATAGGCTATTAGGCCAGGAGTTCAATCCCAGCAAAAATGCCCGACACCCCTCTACGCTGTCGTCCAACGGATTTCAAGCATTCGGGGGCAGTTGAGAAATCTGAAGAATTGGGATCTCTGACTGGGCAGTAGTGGTACACTGCTCTGGGCAGTGCCATCTGAATGCATTCAATAGGTGCATACAAATAGGTGCATACAAATAGGTTCATAAAAATAGGCGCATACAAATAGGTGCATACAAATAGGTCTATTAGGTACATTTTCACCCAGGCAGTGCTCCGGTATTTTCTTATTTCCACCAGGGTCTTCATTGATGGATCTATATATAATATGCTGTAAATGAACCGTAACTGACACTCATAATAGCCTACTGTCTTGTATTGGACACCCATGCATCACCATGCACACCACCATCAACACAATGCTAGATGTATCTTATTTACTGGTAGCTAGGCTATATTTCTGGCAAGGGGGTCCAACATCTTCTTTCAGTTCTTTTTTTGCTTTCCACGCCAAAGCAAACAGTTGGAGGAGTCATAACGATACCTAGTGGCTCATGAAGCTACATCTGTAGCCCCCGCTGTTGACATtggtgagaaagaaagaaaaaaaatcacacCTTGGCTACCTCTCCGTAACCCACTTTTACTTTGGGAAACAACATACGAAACCCAGGCACCCAGACAGATAAGGCCTTGCTGACCTGGGAGTGAACTGTCGGGCCCGTCAAACCTAAAAAACGGTGAACTCTCCACGAACTTTCGCTgaactcccctcttcctcctccttgagACTGGAGAGAGACGCCAGATGGAAATTGTTTCCTAATGCTCCCGGACTCTCGCAAGTGCCAGGAAGAAATACTTGGGACCAACTGATAAGATAGGGCTTGGATGCTCTGTCCTATGTTGGTGTGACTGTCTGTTGAGAGGAATTTGTGTTGGAGAGTTTTGAATCACGTATGCATTTACCATGAGAAAACAGAACACCTCTTCTTCTTTATTAGTTAGCTACACTGAGGTAACTGCATAGACATTTGAACCTGCAATCTGCCTTTTTCCAGTTCTGTATTTAGTCTGCTGCACCCACTGGTGTTTATAAAATGTGGATGACTATCAGTGCCGCTGTATTAAAGCCACCGCGCTGCCAATTTGGTGGTACGCCTTcacatattttttggggggggggagaagCTATAAAAATTCATTTATTAAcgtctacatttgttttttgcGAATTGTATTCTATTACAGATACCTGAATAAATACTTTAAAATTAGATTATATAAGCTAAAAATCTAAATTGAACATATAAAAACACATCCCttgaagtatatattttttagagaGTACTAATGCTGCTGTCCTCACTACGACTAAGAAATActaaaatacatgtaattttgtcctgtCGAATCCTCTTAATTCCTATGGGGGACTGCTCCTTCTGGGAATACCAATATGGCGGCCGACGGCatcaaagcctctcattggccatTACATTGGCTTCAACACTAAGAGATAGCTGtgttcaattttttttattacatATACAGTGCAGTTAGCTGTTAAGCCAGTTAGTCTAAGAATTTCAAGTCTCAGTATGGGGAAAATCCCAACTTCAACTTCAGTCAAATGTTTAtttagtctcccattgacatcaaagCATGACCAAGTGGAAATTCTGCTTAAAGATAGAATCCGCAGTAGGGGGAAAGAGCgccactggctgccccaccactgTTTTTGTTGACGAATTGAGGTGTTTCACGCAGCATATAACAAAAAATTTGCAGTACATATTGCGCTCTCCTATCACAAGTGCAATGACGTCAGCGGGGATTTGCAGTAACTTCTTGGTTGTTGCATCGCAAACGGACCTGGCAGTTTGACCGccaaggattccagctttaagtgGAAGTTAAGATTCACCCGTATTCGCCTTTGTAACCCTAAATGGTTAAATGAGTTATACAGTGTATATCACTGACAGTTCAGTCAGAAGAAGCAATATGCATAACGGGCAGTTTTTGGGTTATCCTCAAAACTCGTGACTCTCATCTAGCCAACATGATTCTCTCAGTAATAATCTCAAGTTTATGAAGTCAAGAACAAAGCCGACACTGACTATTGGTGGCCTTCATGGAATTACCTTTCAGGATCCTTGTTAAAAGTCCCCCAGTGGTGACAGCTTTAACTATAACTGGCCATTTGACTGGGGTGTAAATCTCTGAGTGGGAAGAGGCCAAAGGTTTGTTTTAATGCCACCCAGGAGTTCAATTTATGGTCACGGACTGTAAGCTCATTCAGCTGAACGTGGTATGACCACCAAACGTGGGACATGAGAGCGCTGGTTGACATTTGGTTATCATAATGTTCTTCATTTTTATACCACATTCTGCATATGGTAAGTTCTTAAAATATGACATTTGgtttatataataatatataccccCATTAATACAGTTGTTGTTCAAAAATAAGTAGGCCTATGTTTCATTTGCAAATCACAAAATGTCATGCAAAATCTATGTAAACGGCATGATTTAATGTAAACTTCAAGATTTATGAATCACTCCAACCACGTTTCCATCTAGAgtttttatgcaagtaaagtcacatgacagctgtgatggaaacaggaagtttcagtACAATTGTATATATGCTTACAGTATTTgtttgttcgacatggtgggacccagatgcagacatgggaggcagatggttcgagtctctgatatttattgtaatccaaggggcaggcaagagaatggtcgtggacaggcaaaatataataacaaggtcagagtccaggatgtacagagtggcaggcaggctcgaggtcagggcaggcagtatggtcaggtaggcgggttcagagtcaaggcaggcaagggtcaaaaccgggaggactagcaaaaaaaaacagagaaaaaaaAAGCATGAGCATGGCgtaacacgctggttgacttgacaaaacaagacgaactggcacagacagacagaaaacacaggtataaatacccaggggataatggggaagatggttgacacctggagggggtggagacaagcacaaggacaggtgaaacagatcagggtgtgacaggattactattgcaacaacacatcatcagtAGGGTAAAACTAACCTGTCTTACAGCTCATGCACAATTTACGATCAAATCTGTGCACCAGAACTTTTTATAAATGAGGCACTTGGACTCTGATTTTTACCGTTACAAAATGTCACATTACTTTCTAACAGGAGTTGGGTGCATTTAAACAGGTTCTGTTGGGATCGTTAGGCTATCTATCACTTCTCCAGGCACTGTCAAGATCTGATCATCTGTCCAGACTTAGACAAGCGCTGAACTGTTGGATTGGACATCTTAAGACACCAGTCACTTAGGGTTGAGGGGAGTTTGATGTCAACATGCTCTTGACTTGCCCTGGATATGACCACAACAGAACCCTTTTCTGACCCCAACAAGACCACTTCACATCTGCAGTCTTGTAAAGGTCAATGACGGTCAGACGTCAACTTTTAACCCCAAATATTTTTGTTGATAAGAGGCCGGTTAGAAGTTCATGCAAGACGTTTCGACTCCATCTTTGTTGACTTCTGAATTATACAACATCGACCCACTTTGGAGCCTTTAATCTGTCCAGACTTAGATAAACACAGACACTGAACTGCAAATCCTTTATTTTCTAACATCAACCCACTTTGGAGCCTTTGTTATGGACTCAGGACCTCAAGTTAATGTACAGTTTGAATGATAACATGATAAGCCACTAGTTTTGGGGTTGAGGGGAGTCGTTGGAGTAAGAGTGAAGGCAGACCGAATATGGACTGACAGCGATAGCCCCCCAAAGCAGCCATCTTAAAACTCTGTTAGCCTCTATTTTGAAGGCAATAAAACCCAGTTCTCCTGTTCAACTTCAGCTACCATCGCCTCATTCTttaggtagttagctagctaaggaaTGGACCCATTTACACTAACATATTATACATGTTAACAGGGAATGCTTGATGTTTGTCCTTGACGTTCCGTTTCTTGGGGTCAAGGGGCACAAGTTTTTAATAAACACTTGACGTAGTTGTATCCATCCAGATTCCAGTTAACCTTGAAAACCTGAGGCGTTATAGGTCACACACTTATTTTGCTATACTCTGAAATGAACAGCCATGTATTCAGGTTGGTATATATTGAAAGACATATCAAATGAGTTGAACTCCTTTCACCAAAGGAGCTATTCATGTCCAAACGATGAACGTGAAATTGGAGCCAGTAGGATTTTATCAAGTAATCTGCTGGTCTACGGAATGCCACTTTGTTATCATATGCCAGTGTCAGGTAGCTAAATTGGATCACTGAATACAATATTTATATTCACGCTAAATGATCCTGGATTGGAGATAGTCCTAACAGACCTGCCACTATGAGTCAGCAAAGCAGGCCAAAAGCCTACGGTCTGCAAAGCAATCAGCTAAATAGCCTAATTAGAGAATCTCACATTTCACAAACCAAGACCGACTACAGTACAAACAAAAGTCAACCATTTTACTCCAGGTCATTGGCAATGAATGGGATGGGAGAGGCTAACATGTTGGGGATACTGTACCGGGAGATACTGTAAATGAGTTAAAAATGGCTTGctatggctctcgaccttcgcctctctggAATCCATATGGGAGCTGCAGTGATGGGGCGGAGAAAAtggggtaccccccccccccccaaaaaaagcaaAAAAACAAAGGGCTTGCTCCAAAAGTAGCACAATGCTTGGCAGACAAGGTCAGTTTACTTAGAATACAACAACTGTAAAGATCCCTGAGGTAGATTCGATTAAAAGACAGTATAGACCTAATAGGCCAGACAAGGTGCTCTTCAAAATGTTGTATTGATTGTCCCATAGGGCCTACTGTATATAATACAATAATAAAGGGAAAAAAACTTCAAGATTCTGGGCACAAGGtcatcatttttttatttgataaatCTGCCTTTTTGATTATAaaattgtaaataaaaatatCTAATTTATTCGTTCAATATGATTCCAATGAGCCTGTAATTATAATTTGTATATCCTACAAATGTAATGGTTGTGAATTTAAATTACGCAAATCAACGTACATCTTCAGCGTAAACAAATATTAAAAGTATAGTAAACAATATGCCAAATTATGTAGACTAAAGAAAAAAGACATACGTGCCAAAAAATACCATAGCAATGTCCTTTGTGGCCAATCGTGTCTTCGGGGTTTACCTTCGAGCTGCACTGTCCCCTCCTAGTGCACTTACGCATATAAACCCACTTCTCCCAGACAACTCTCAGAAAACTTTGGACAGGAACTTTCAACATGCTCGACTCGTTGACATTTCTCGTCGAGAAGCTATCCCTTCTCTCCAACTTCAAACTTTTCGAGTTTAAATGGACGGATAGGAAACGCAATGAGGCGGGATTCAAAGAGCGCACGATGCACAGTCACGCGCCGTTGTCTCTCCAGAGAGGGGACCTTTTGGAGGTGCCGAGAACTTTGTTCACGCACTTCGGTATCTACTTGGGTGACAACAAAGTCGCTCACCTGATCCCGGATATCATGCCCGTGCTAACCAACGATAAGATGATCATCAAAACAGTTATCACAAATAAGAGACTCATCATGGGTTGCTTGTACAAATGTGCCACGGTGCGCGTGGACACTTTGGAG
It encodes the following:
- the LOC139374146 gene encoding lecithin retinol acyltransferase-like codes for the protein MLDSLTFLVEKLSLLSNFKLFEFKWTDRKRNEAGFKERTMHSHAPLSLQRGDLLEVPRTLFTHFGIYLGDNKVAHLIPDIMPVLTNDKMIIKTVITNKRLIMGCLYKCATVRVDTLEDFVYGSNILVNHMDRKCKAQQPFPNEEVAERAEQLVGAIPYSLLWNNCEHFVTYCRYGSAKSQQTEMFCECLKSIIQDQRSVFLSVLLGMIYIVCFGLAPSTTLPTTLISFTLWMAG